In one Lolium rigidum isolate FL_2022 chromosome 3, APGP_CSIRO_Lrig_0.1, whole genome shotgun sequence genomic region, the following are encoded:
- the LOC124703034 gene encoding OBERON-like protein isoform X1 — MGTSSGANFHQQLPQGMPPPRHNGSAPSLQTSLSLASLEQVGSPDMQEPASNSDPGHDSATESASSRETWPVEPSKNSGAAAASAIRIVDTDKEAATKGVAERQIIRRIPNTGRLTLREVARDRVDLIAEKMKVMPDELLDEIKSELRSILEGTGGPQHIEEFLYLQKVVQGRLDLTPTMLLMAHHVQLEILVSIKTGIQAFLHPSVNIPLSHLAEVFLYKRCRNIACQCALPAEECRCNICGNRNGFCNLCMCVICSKFDFEVNTCRWIGCDSCSHWTHTDCAILDGQIGTGQKIKNGTGHAEMLFRCQACQRTSELLGWVRDVFQQCAPGWDRDALLRELEYVRKIFRLSEDPKGRNLFRKCADLIERLRNPTAQSMSPRALLQALQELGMDFPKMSENEELGRLITPHEACNRIAEVVQEAVRKMETVAEEKMQMFKKARLAVESCDRELEEKAREARELKAERLRKQQQVEELESMIRLKSAEAEMFQLKANEARQEAEQLQSIALAKSEKAEQDYASMYLKRRLEEAEAEKQYIFEKIKLQDNQRPPAPPQASSSAATGAPAPGDPSQMMMLSKIQDLLKNVRSMPSGMSDGRQSK, encoded by the exons ATGGGAACCTCATCGGGTGCAAATTTCCATCAACAGCTTCCACAGGGGATGCCGCCCCCACGGCACAACGGGAGTGCCCCAAGCCTGCAGACATCGCTCTCTCTGGCCTCACTGGAGCAAGTTGGTTCGCCAGACATGCAGGAGCCTGCGTCGAATTCTGACCCGGGGCATGACTCTGCCACTGAGAGTGCCAGTTCACGAGAGACCTGGCCCGTGGAGCCGAGCAAGAacagtggtgctgctgctgcgtcAGCTATTAGAATAGTGGATACAgataaggaggcagccaccaAAGGTGTCGCTGAGCGGCAGATCATCCGTAGGATCCCAAATACTGGTAGATTGACTCTCAGGGAGGTTGCTCGGGACAGGGTTGACCTGATTGCTGAGAAAATGAAGGTTATGCCAGATGAGctgttggacgaaatcaagagtgAGCTTCGATCGATTCTTGAAGGAACTGGTGGTCCTCAACACATTGAGGAGTTCTTGTACCTGCAGAAGGTTGTCCAGGGTAGGCTGGATTTGACACCAACTATGCTTTTGATGGCACACCATGTACAGCTGGAGATTCTTGTTTCCATCAAGACTGGAATCCAGGCATTTTTGCATCCAAGTGTTAACATACCTCTGAGCCATCTTGCTGAGGTTTTCTTGTACAAGAGGTGCCGGAACATTGCCTGTCAGTGTGCTCTCCCTGCCGAAGAGTGTAGGTGCAATATATGTGGCAACAGGAATGGCTTTTGCAACCTATGCATGTGTGTGATCTGCAGTAAGTTTGATTTTGAAGTCAATACATGCCGCTGGATAGGGTGTGATTCCTGTTCTCACTGGACTCACACTGATTGTGCAATCCTTGATGGACAGATTGGGACCGGTCAGAAGATAAAGAATGGAACTGGACATGCAGAGATGCTTTTTCGGTGCCAAGCCTGCCAGAGGACATCTGAGTTGTTGGGGTGGGTTAGGGATGTGTTCCAACAATGTGCTCCTGGCTGGGACAGAGATGCTTTGTTGCGAGAACTTGAGTATGTTCGTAAGATTTTCCGTTTAAGTGAGGACCCCAAAGGGAGGAACTTGTTCAGGAAATGTGCTGATCTGATTGAAAGACTAAGAAATCCTACAGCTCAATCCATGAGTCCCAGAGCACTGCTGCAAGCACTCCAAG AGCTTGGGATGGATTTCCCAAAGATGTCTGAAAATGAAGAACTAGGGCGACTGATCACTCCTCATGAGGCCTGCAATCGAATCGCCGAGGTTGTCCAAGAGGCTGTTAGAAAGATGGAGACTGTGGCTGAAGAAAAGATGCAGATGTTCAAGAAGGCCCGCCTCGCGGTGGAGTCCTGCGATCGCGAgctggaagagaaggcgagggaGGCCCGGGAGCTCAAGGCGGAGCGGCTGCGGAAGcagcagcaggtggaggagctggaGAGCATGATCCGGCTGAAGAGCGCGGAGGCCGAGATGTTCCAGCTCAAGGCGAACGAGGCccggcaggaggcggagcagctccAGAGCATCGCGCTGGCCAAGTCGGAGAAGGCGGAGCAGGACTACGCGAGCATGTACCTCAAGCGCCGCCTGGAGGAGGCTGAGGCGGAGAAGCAGTATATCTTCGAGAAGATCAAGCTGCAGGATAACCAgaggccgccggcgcctccccaggcgagcagcagcgccgccacGGGCGCCCCTGCCCCGGGCGACCCATCGCAGATGATGATGCTGTCCAAGATCCAGGACCTACTGAAGAACGTCCGCAGCATGCCGTCTGGCATGTCGGACGGGCGGCAGTCCAAGTAG
- the LOC124703034 gene encoding OBERON-like protein isoform X2 yields MPPPRHNGSAPSLQTSLSLASLEQVGSPDMQEPASNSDPGHDSATESASSRETWPVEPSKNSGAAAASAIRIVDTDKEAATKGVAERQIIRRIPNTGRLTLREVARDRVDLIAEKMKVMPDELLDEIKSELRSILEGTGGPQHIEEFLYLQKVVQGRLDLTPTMLLMAHHVQLEILVSIKTGIQAFLHPSVNIPLSHLAEVFLYKRCRNIACQCALPAEECRCNICGNRNGFCNLCMCVICSKFDFEVNTCRWIGCDSCSHWTHTDCAILDGQIGTGQKIKNGTGHAEMLFRCQACQRTSELLGWVRDVFQQCAPGWDRDALLRELEYVRKIFRLSEDPKGRNLFRKCADLIERLRNPTAQSMSPRALLQALQELGMDFPKMSENEELGRLITPHEACNRIAEVVQEAVRKMETVAEEKMQMFKKARLAVESCDRELEEKAREARELKAERLRKQQQVEELESMIRLKSAEAEMFQLKANEARQEAEQLQSIALAKSEKAEQDYASMYLKRRLEEAEAEKQYIFEKIKLQDNQRPPAPPQASSSAATGAPAPGDPSQMMMLSKIQDLLKNVRSMPSGMSDGRQSK; encoded by the exons ATGCCGCCCCCACGGCACAACGGGAGTGCCCCAAGCCTGCAGACATCGCTCTCTCTGGCCTCACTGGAGCAAGTTGGTTCGCCAGACATGCAGGAGCCTGCGTCGAATTCTGACCCGGGGCATGACTCTGCCACTGAGAGTGCCAGTTCACGAGAGACCTGGCCCGTGGAGCCGAGCAAGAacagtggtgctgctgctgcgtcAGCTATTAGAATAGTGGATACAgataaggaggcagccaccaAAGGTGTCGCTGAGCGGCAGATCATCCGTAGGATCCCAAATACTGGTAGATTGACTCTCAGGGAGGTTGCTCGGGACAGGGTTGACCTGATTGCTGAGAAAATGAAGGTTATGCCAGATGAGctgttggacgaaatcaagagtgAGCTTCGATCGATTCTTGAAGGAACTGGTGGTCCTCAACACATTGAGGAGTTCTTGTACCTGCAGAAGGTTGTCCAGGGTAGGCTGGATTTGACACCAACTATGCTTTTGATGGCACACCATGTACAGCTGGAGATTCTTGTTTCCATCAAGACTGGAATCCAGGCATTTTTGCATCCAAGTGTTAACATACCTCTGAGCCATCTTGCTGAGGTTTTCTTGTACAAGAGGTGCCGGAACATTGCCTGTCAGTGTGCTCTCCCTGCCGAAGAGTGTAGGTGCAATATATGTGGCAACAGGAATGGCTTTTGCAACCTATGCATGTGTGTGATCTGCAGTAAGTTTGATTTTGAAGTCAATACATGCCGCTGGATAGGGTGTGATTCCTGTTCTCACTGGACTCACACTGATTGTGCAATCCTTGATGGACAGATTGGGACCGGTCAGAAGATAAAGAATGGAACTGGACATGCAGAGATGCTTTTTCGGTGCCAAGCCTGCCAGAGGACATCTGAGTTGTTGGGGTGGGTTAGGGATGTGTTCCAACAATGTGCTCCTGGCTGGGACAGAGATGCTTTGTTGCGAGAACTTGAGTATGTTCGTAAGATTTTCCGTTTAAGTGAGGACCCCAAAGGGAGGAACTTGTTCAGGAAATGTGCTGATCTGATTGAAAGACTAAGAAATCCTACAGCTCAATCCATGAGTCCCAGAGCACTGCTGCAAGCACTCCAAG AGCTTGGGATGGATTTCCCAAAGATGTCTGAAAATGAAGAACTAGGGCGACTGATCACTCCTCATGAGGCCTGCAATCGAATCGCCGAGGTTGTCCAAGAGGCTGTTAGAAAGATGGAGACTGTGGCTGAAGAAAAGATGCAGATGTTCAAGAAGGCCCGCCTCGCGGTGGAGTCCTGCGATCGCGAgctggaagagaaggcgagggaGGCCCGGGAGCTCAAGGCGGAGCGGCTGCGGAAGcagcagcaggtggaggagctggaGAGCATGATCCGGCTGAAGAGCGCGGAGGCCGAGATGTTCCAGCTCAAGGCGAACGAGGCccggcaggaggcggagcagctccAGAGCATCGCGCTGGCCAAGTCGGAGAAGGCGGAGCAGGACTACGCGAGCATGTACCTCAAGCGCCGCCTGGAGGAGGCTGAGGCGGAGAAGCAGTATATCTTCGAGAAGATCAAGCTGCAGGATAACCAgaggccgccggcgcctccccaggcgagcagcagcgccgccacGGGCGCCCCTGCCCCGGGCGACCCATCGCAGATGATGATGCTGTCCAAGATCCAGGACCTACTGAAGAACGTCCGCAGCATGCCGTCTGGCATGTCGGACGGGCGGCAGTCCAAGTAG
- the LOC124703035 gene encoding uncharacterized protein LOC124703035 yields MNRARSPEPLDFFIWTVEDVGLWLEKINLGGYRQAFEENGVNGEYLESLSTFTTEQILRFIRRCHMKWGDFITLCKELRRIKVACLKGEQEVRKPWWAPPCLSIVFVRVAKRNRQSRVVSLKLEP; encoded by the exons ATGAACCGGGCACGGTCGCCGGAGCCGCTGGATTTCTTCATCTGGACTGTGGAG GATGTGGGGTTGTGGTTAGAGAAGATAAACCTTGGTGGCTATcgccaagcatttgaagaaaaTGGTGTCAACGGAGAGTATCTGGAAAGCCTCTCCACATTTACTACAGAGCAGATTCTACGATTTATCAGACGGTGTCACATGAAATGGGGAGATTTTATCACGCTTTGTAAAGAGTTGAGGCGCATTAAAG TTGCCTGCCTGAAAGGGGAGCAGGAAGTCCGCAAGCCATGGTGGGCGCCGCCATGCCTGTCAATCGTATTCGTGAGGGTGGCCAAGCGGAACCGGCAGTCCCGTGTCGTCTCCCTGAAGCTTGAACCTTAG